The following are from one region of the Nicotiana tomentosiformis chromosome 7, ASM39032v3, whole genome shotgun sequence genome:
- the LOC138895464 gene encoding uncharacterized protein, with amino-acid sequence MISAFSNTKEILDAPQTANEGTNQVKRSWIELIMRNYELFSMKESESIQERTTRFTIIINELKLLGMVFTSEELVSKVLRILPASWKSKVIAIQEVKELDKISLDELVGNLKTHEMRKIDCARKNQRGIRA; translated from the coding sequence ATGATATCAGCTTTCTCTAATACAAAAGAGATCTTGGATGCACCCCAAACTGCTAATGAAGGAACAAACCAAGTGAAGAGATCATGGATAGAATTAATTATGAGGAACTATGAGCTCTTCTCCATGAAGGAGTCTGAGTCCATCCAGGAGAGGACGACTAGGTTTACTATAATAATAAATGAACTGAAATTACTTGGAATGGTGTTTACCTCAGAAGAGTTGGTTAGCAAAGTTTTAAGGATTCTTCCAGCCTCATGGAAATCAAAAGTCATAGCTATTCAAGAAGTCAAGGAGCTAGATAAGATctcacttgatgagttggttggaAACTTAAAGACTCATGAGATGAGAAAGATAGACTGCGCAAGGAAGAACCAAAGAGGGATAAGGGCTTAG